One window from the genome of Bacillus rossius redtenbacheri isolate Brsri chromosome 10, Brsri_v3, whole genome shotgun sequence encodes:
- the LOC134536315 gene encoding alpha-(1,3)-fucosyltransferase C-like: MGRCAVAAALLFAAAAGAALYVLSSAWQRGGVERRTAPRPPPKKILFWNRFFRAGMWGFGAGRRGFARAGCPVDHCLVAERTAGSPAGARGFDAVVLHGWDLRVDSRDLEELRASRNPRQRYVFYLMEPPGVYRTRLKDFPGFFNWTMTYRRDSDVHRPYGIFLPRNGSLGRADNTTLAPAKKGLVAWFVSKCKTASRREDYVQELRKHVRVDVYGKCGNLKCRGRMSEECYRMLDRRYKFYLSFENSLCRDYATEKLFAVMRHDVVPVVYGGADYREVAPPGSYVDTNDFANPERLAEHLKYLDANPREYAKYLSWKRSYRVDRAPMSRAMCQLCAMLNDPSLPPKSYPSIHEWYSGAGVCRNAPSR, encoded by the coding sequence ATGGGGCGGTGCGCTGTGGCGGCGGCGCTGCTGtttgcggcggcggcgggggcggcgctgTACGTCTTGAGCTCGGCGTGGCAGCGCGGCGGGGTCGAGCGGCGGACCGCCCCCAGGCCCCCGCCGAAGAAGATCCTCTTCTGGAACCGCTTCTTCCGCGCCGGGATGTGGGGGTTCGGCGCCGGCAGGCGCGGGTTCGCGCGCGCCGGCTGCCCCGTCGACCACTGCCTCGTCGCCGAGCGGACCGCGGGGTCTCCGGCGGGAGCCCGCGGGTTCGACGCCGTCGTCTTGCACGGCTGGGACCTGCGGGTTGACTCCCGGGACCTGGAGGAACTCCGCGCGAGCCGCAATCCGCGCCAGAGGTACGTCTTCTACCTCATGGAGCCGCCGGGCGTGTACCGCACCCGGCTCAAGGACTTCCCCGGGTTCTTCAACTGGACGATGACGTACCGGCGCGACTCGGACGTGCACCGGCCCTACGGGATCTTCCTGCCGAGGAACGGGAGCCTGGGGCGCGCGGACAACACGACCCTGGCTCCGGCGAAGAAGGGGCTCGTGGCGTGGTTCGTGTCCAAGTGCAAGACCGCCAGCAGGCGCGAGGACTACGTGCAGGAGCTACGCAAGCACGTGCGAGTGGACGTGTACGGCAAGTGCGGGAACTTGAAGTGCCGCGGCCGCATGTCGGAGGAGTGCTACCGCATGCTGGACCGCCGGTACAAGTTCTACCTGTCGTTCGAGAACTCGCTGTGCCGCGACTACGCGACGGAGAAGCTCTTCGCCGTGATGCGGCACGACGTGGTGCCCGTCGTGTACGGCGGCGCCGACTACCGGGAGGTCGCCCCTCCGGGGTCGTACGTCGACACAAACGACTTCGCGAACCCCGAGCGTCTGGCGGAGCACCTCAAGTACCTGGACGCCAACCCGCGCGAGTACGCCAAGTACCTGAGCTGGAAGCGCTCGTACCGGGTCGACAGGGCGCCGATGTCGCGCGCCATGTGCCAGCTGTGCGCGATGCTCAACGACCCTTCGCTGCCGCCGAAGAGCTACCCCAGCATCCACGAGTGGTACAGTGGCGCGGGTGTGTGCCGCAATGCCCCTtcacgctga